The following proteins are encoded in a genomic region of Doryrhamphus excisus isolate RoL2022-K1 chromosome 6, RoL_Dexc_1.0, whole genome shotgun sequence:
- the gpc2 gene encoding glypican-2 isoform X2 codes for MLQDKFFRELIDLAEKSMNQMFTKTYGRLFTQNAHVFQELFAELRRYYSGGSVSLTEVLSDFWSRLVERVFTLVNPQYQFSDDYLECVSKHAEQLQPFGDVPRKLRVQVSRAFIAARALSQGLATGRDIVNKATKLTPDSECVRGLMRQWYCPLCRGMPSLRPCRAFCLNVMKGCLANQADLDTEWDYFIDALYQVAEKLEGPFNMELAADSISVKVSEAIMHMQENSVSISTKVFQGCGNPRPLPGRSKRSPKESGGNRRPFRTYTPEEKPTTAAGTNLDRLVTELKERLRPMGSFWVSLPHTICNDEKMAADVTNEDRCWNGQTRGRYLPEVTGDGLASQINNPEVEVDIGRPDVRTRQLIMELRVATNKLRHAQSGQDMDFMDSEEGSGSGGGDSSERYNDDWPGYGPYSPPYNKPPRNSAPSAPASNPAKPPRVRERNNKWNRNNGRVIHSTASPLTSSLLPLLLLPFMMLAAILLR; via the exons atGTTACAAGACA AGTTCTTCAGGGAGCTCATAGACCTGGCCGAGAAGTCCATGAACCAGATGTTCACCAAGACCTACGGACGCCTCTTCACGCAGAACGCGCACGTCTTCCAGGAGCTGTTTGCAGAGCTTCGCAGATATTATTCAG GGGGCAGCGTAAGTCTGACCGAGGTTCTGTCAGACTTCTGGTCCAGGCTGGTGGAGCGGGTCTTCACCCTCGTCAACCCTCAGTATCAGTTCAGCGATGACTACCTGGAGTGTGTCAGCAAACATGCCGAACAGCTGCAGCCCTTCGGAGACGTGCCTCGCAAACTACGCGTGCAG GTATCcagggcttttattgcagcaaGGGCACTATCTCAAGGCTTGGCCACTGGGCGAGATATTGTCAACAAAGCCACAAAg ctgacTCCAGACTCTGAATGTGTGCGTGGCCTAATGCGTCAGTGGTACTGCCCGCTGTGTCGAGGAATGCCCTCCCTGCGTCCATGCCGTGCCTTCTGCCTCAACGTGATGAAAGGCTGCTTGGCCAATCAGGCTGACCTGGACACCGAGTGGGATTATTTCATTG ACGCCCTCTACCAGGTTGCAGAGAAGTTGGAGGGGCCGTTCAACATGGAGTTGGCAGCAGATTCCATCTCCGTCAAAGTGTCCGAAGCCATCATGCACATGCAAGAAAACAGCGTCAGCATCTCCACAAAG GTCTTCCAAGGTTGTGGAAACCCCAGACCGCTTCCGGGACGATCCAAACGCTCACCAAAGGAGTCGGGTGGCAACAGGAGGCCTTTCCGCACCTACACCCCGGAGGAAAAACCCACTACTGCTGCAGGCACCAACTTGGACCGACTG GTTACTGAACTGAAGGAGCGCTTGCGGCCCATGGGAAGCTTCTGGGTGTCCCTCCCACACACCATCTGCAACGATGAAAAGATGGCAGCCGACGTCACAAACGAGGACCGCTGCTGGAACGGGCAGACCCGGGGGAG GTATCTTCCGGAGGTGACGGGTGACGGCCTGGCCAGCCAGATCAACAACCCCGAGGTGGAAGTGGACATTGGACGGCCCGATGTGAGGACCAGACAGCTGATCATGGAGCTGAGGGTGGCCACCAACAAACTGAGACATGCACAGAGTGGACAGGACATGGACTTTATGGACA GTGAGGAGGGCAGCGGTTCAGGGGGAGGAGACAGCAGTGAAAGATACAATGACGACTGGCCGGGTTACGGTCCTTACTCTCCTCCTTACAACAAGCCCCCTCGTAACTCCGCCCCTTCCGCCCCTGCCTCCAACCCAGCCAAGCCTCCTCGGGTTCGTGAGAGAAACAACAAGTGGAACCGCAACAACGGCCGGGTCATTCATTCTACAGCAAGTCCCCTCACCTCCTCCTTGCTTCCTTTGTTATTGCTTCCTTTCATGATGTTGGCGGCCATCTTGCTGAGATAG
- the glg1a gene encoding Golgi apparatus protein 1 codes for MANCIRVPRLLLFMCSLSVFHPSLADNNGFAKARPNAANPQNQKPGVAGPAAMNVVAAERNLGAGASAQRKRSAGWKLSEEAVCRDDLTRLCSKESWDNNLELLVCLQDKKEDTEIAPECNHLLWNYKYNLTTDPKFESVAVEVCRSTISEIKECAAEELGKGYLVSCLVDHRSNISDYQCNQYITKMATIVFSDYRLLCGFMDKCREDIDALRCGSISTGEKDIHSQGEVIACLEKGLVREAEEQPGAHPIKDECKKSIMRVAELSSDDFHLDRYLYFACREDRERLCENTLAGEGRVYKCLFNHKFEEVMSERCREALTTRQKLIAQDYKVSYSLAKACKSDLRKYRCSMDSGMPRAREARLSYLLLCLESAVHRGRMVSGECQGEMMDYRRMLMEDFSLSPEIVLHCRSEIEGHCSGLHRKGRTLHCLMRVGRGDMGAIDTNCQRALQNLIQEADPGADYRIDRALNEACESVIQTACKHIRNGDPMILSCLMEHLYTDKMVEDCEHRLLELQYFIARDWKLDPILFKKCQGDAARLCHTQGWNETSEMMPPGAIFSCLYRHAYRSVEQGRRLSRDCKVEVHRILHQRALDVKLDPELQRRCMTDLGKWCSEKTEAGQELECLQDHLEDLVSDCRNVVGNLTELESEDIQIEALLMRACEPVIQAYCHEVADNQIDSGDLMECLAQNKHQKEMNEKCSVGVTHFQLIQIKDFRFSYKFKTACKEDVLKLCPNIKKKVDVVICLSTTVRNDTLQDTKEQRVSVKCRKQLRVEEVEMSEDIRLEPELYESCKQDISHLCQNVAFGNAQVIECLKENKRQLTQRCHQKIFKLQEVEMVDPELDYQLMRVCKHMIRRFCTESESKNVLQCLKQNKNSEMMDPKCKQMITKRQITQNTDYRLNPVLRKACKADIPKFCQPILNKATADSELEGQVIACLKLKYADQRLSSDCEDQIRVILQESALDYRLDPQLQIYCTQEIARLCPEEAAAQEQTGQVEECLKLNLLKIKKEDCKKEVLNMLKESKADIFVDPVLHTACALDIKHHCAAIPPGRGRQMSCLMEALQDKRVRLQPECKKRLQDRIDMWSFAAKVAPAEGFSDLAMQVMTSPSKNYILTMIGAVVTLLFLMGILCGRITKRVTQELKDR; via the exons GACACTGAGATTGCTCCTGAATGCAACCAT CTGCTGTGGAACTACAAGTACAATTTGACCACTGACCCTAAGTTTGAGTCTGTTGCTGTGGAGGTCTGCAGGTCCACCATCTCTGAG ATTAAAGAATGTGCAGCGGAGGAGTTGGGGAAGGGGTACCTTGTGTCCTGCCTGGTGGATCACCGCAGCAACATCAGCGACTACCAGTGCAACCAGTACATCACCAAGATGGCCACCATCGTCTTCAGTGACTACCGCCTCCTTTGCGGCTTCATGGACAAGTGTCGCGAAGACATTGATGCTTTGCGATGTGGCAGCATCAGCACTGGAGAGAAG GACATCCACTCACAGGGTGAGGTCATTGCCTGTCTGGAGAAAGGTTTGGTGCGGGAGGCAGAAGAACAGCCGGGGGCACATCCCATCAAGGACGAGTGCAAAAAGTCCATCATGAGGGTGGCAGAGCTCTCCTCTGATGACTTCCACCTGGATCGCTACCTGTACTTCGCCTGCCGCGAGGACCGTGAGCGCCTCTGTGAAAAC ACGTTGGCGGGCGAGGGGCGAGTTTACAAGTGTCTCTTCAATCACAAGTTTGAGGAGGTCATGTCTGAGAGG TGTCGTGAGGCACTGACCACCAGGCAGAAGCTGATCGCTCAGGACTACAAAGTAAGCTACTCGCTGGCCAAAGCTTGCAAGTCAGACCTGAGGAAGTACCGCTGCAGCATGGACAGCGGCATGCCTCGAGCCAGAGAGGCACGTCTGTCCTACCTGCTGCTCTGCCTTGAGTCGGCCGTGCATCGCG GTCGCATGGTCAGTGGCGAGTGCCAGGGCGAGATGATGGACTATAGGAGGATGCTGATGGAGGACTTCTCTCTCAGCCCAGAGATCGTCCTCCACTGTCGCAGCGAGATCGAGGGTCACTGCTCTGGTCTGCACCGCAAAGGTCGAACACTGCACTGCCTGATGAGGGTGGGCCGAGGAGACATGGGCGCCATTGATACCAACTGTCAGAGGGCG CTCCAGAATTTGATCCAGGAGGCAGACCCAGGAGCAGATTACCGCATTGATCGTGCTTTAAACGAAGCCTGTGAGTCTGTCATCCAGACAGCCTGCAAACACATCCGAAATGGAGACCCCAT GATCCTGTCATGTCTGATGGAGCATCTGTACACAGACAAGATGGTGGAGGACTGTGAGCACAGGCTACTGGAGCTGCAGTACTTCATCGCACGAGACTGGAA GCTAGACCCGATCCTCTTCAAGAAGTGTCAGGGCGACGCAGCGCGACTCTGCCACACACAAGGCTGGAACGAGACCAGTGAGATGATGCCGCCCGGCGCCATCTTCTCCTGCTTGTACCGCCACGCCTACCGCTCAGTGGAGCAGGGGCGCAGG TTGTCCCGGGACTGCAAGGTGGAGGTGCATAGGATcctccaccagagggcgctggaTGTGAAGCTGGACCCTGAGTTGCAGAGACGCTGCATGACTGACCTGGGCAAGTGGTGCAGCGAGAAGACTGAGGCGGGACAGGAACTAGAGTGTCTTCAGGACCACCTGGAGGATCTGGTGTCAGACTGTCGGAACGTAGTGGGCAATCTGACGGAGCTGGAGTCTGAG GACATCCAAATCGAGGCACTGCTCATGCGAGCCTGCGAACCCGTCATCCAGGCCTATTGTCAT GAGGTGGCTGACAACCAGATTGACTCAGGTGACCTGATGGAGTGTTTGGCACAGAACAAACACCAGAAGGAGATGAATGAAAAGTGCTCAGTGGGAGTGACACACTTCCAACTG ATTCAGATTAAAGACTTCCGCTTTTCCTACAAATTCAAGACGGCCTGCAAGGAAGACGTTCTCAAACTGTGTCCCAACATCAAAAAGAA GGTGGACGTAGTGATCTGCCTCAGCACCACAGTGAGGAACGACACCCTGCAGGACACTAAGGAGCAGCGTGTGTCAGTCAAATGTCGCAAACAGCTGCgtgtggaggaggtggagatg TCTGAGGACATCCGTCTGGAACCAGAACTGTACGAGTCCTGTAAGCAGGACATCAGCCACCTGTGTCAAAATGTGGCCTTTGGCAATGCACAG GTCATCGAGTGTCTGAAGGAGAACAAACGGCAGCTGACTCAACGTTGTCACCAGAAGATCTTCAAACTTCAGGAAGTGGAGATGGTGGATCCCGAACTCGACTATCAGCTGATGAGAGTCTGCAAGCACATGATCAGG CGGTTTTGCACAGAATCAGAGAGCAAGAACGTTCTTCAGTGTCTAAAACAGAATAAGAACAGCGAGATGATGGATCCAAAGTGCAAACAGATGATCACTAAGCGTCAGATCACGCAGAACACAG ACTACAGGCTGAACCCGGTTCTGAGGAAGGCCTGCAAAGCCGACATTCCCAAGTTCTGCCAGCCCATTTTGAACAAGGCGACGGCAGACAGCGAGCTGGAGGGGCAGGTCATCGCGTGCCTCAAACTCAAATATGCAGACCAG CGTCTGTCATCAGACTGCGAAGATCAGATCCGGGTCATCTTGCAGGAATCAGCACTGGACTACCGACTGGACCCTCAACTGCAGATCTACTGCACTCAAGAG ATCGCGCGCCTGTGTCCGGAGGAGGCAGCAGCACAGGAGCAGACAGGACAGGTGGAGGAGTGTCTGAAGCTCAACCTGCTCAAAATCAAAAAGGAAGACTGCAAAAAG GAGGTGTTAAACATGCTGAAGGAGAGCAAGGCAGACATATTTGTTGACCCGGTCCTGCACACAGCCTGCGCCCTTGACATCAAGCACCACTGTGCTGCTATCCCACCCGGCAGGGGACGCC AGATGTCGTGCTTAATGGAGGCGCTGCAAGACAAGCGTGTGCGTCTTCAGCCTGAGTGCAAGAAGAGGCTTCAGGACCGCATTGACATGTGGAGCTTCGCTGCTAAG GTGGCTCCCGCTGAGGGCTTCTCAGACCTGGCCATGCAGGTGATGACGTCGCCGTCCAAGAACTACATCCTGACCATGATCGGCGCTGTGGTGACACTGCTCTTCCTGATGGGGATCCTCTGTGGCAGAATCACCAAGCGCGTCACTCAGGAGCTGAAGGACAGGTAG